One Synechococcus sp. UW179A DNA window includes the following coding sequences:
- a CDS encoding DUF4278 domain-containing protein, which yields MTALIYRGQTYAPHHTAVEKQSVELTYRHEHYNARRKQAARDLHPQLAYRGVSYAR from the coding sequence ATGACAGCTCTTATCTACAGAGGTCAGACCTACGCCCCTCATCACACTGCTGTTGAAAAGCAGAGTGTTGAACTCACCTACCGGCACGAGCACTACAACGCCCGTCGCAAGCAGGCAGCGCGGGATCTACACCCCCAACTTGCTTATCGCGGTGTCTCCTACGCCAGATGA
- a CDS encoding reprolysin-like metallopeptidase — MKRWTLFTAACFGLVGPLPALAEYCDNQPTARALIAPWNAADQDFLGGRTSISYFFEMRRRRYQVVYGNAKGEIAPGSPWQIIESDPFYDEEKALGIELIKATDRLISLDFREVRRAQDADLVILGYCDKNDGKEGAVAQNTDGTQYIMILNGCRGIATGQEDPVWLFLHEFGHALGLEHPFSDVDGDCLYDNQPFSSASAHAGMTVMAYKPRPGSPPQFFTDYDIAVLRRIWGPE, encoded by the coding sequence ATGAAGAGATGGACGTTATTCACTGCAGCTTGTTTTGGGCTGGTGGGACCTCTGCCAGCTCTCGCTGAATATTGTGACAACCAACCAACAGCTCGGGCTCTTATCGCCCCATGGAATGCTGCAGACCAGGATTTCCTTGGTGGACGCACATCAATCAGCTACTTCTTTGAAATGCGGAGACGTCGCTATCAAGTGGTGTATGGCAATGCCAAAGGAGAAATTGCACCTGGCTCCCCATGGCAAATTATCGAATCAGATCCTTTCTATGATGAAGAAAAGGCACTAGGCATCGAGCTCATTAAGGCCACCGATCGCTTGATCAGTCTTGATTTCAGGGAAGTTCGGCGTGCCCAAGATGCTGACCTAGTCATTCTGGGATACTGCGATAAGAACGACGGAAAAGAGGGGGCTGTTGCTCAGAATACCGATGGTACTCAATACATCATGATTTTAAATGGGTGTCGTGGAATAGCTACAGGCCAAGAAGATCCCGTCTGGTTATTCCTGCACGAATTTGGCCATGCTCTTGGCCTTGAACATCCTTTTTCTGATGTAGATGGGGATTGTCTCTATGACAACCAGCCTTTTTCAAGTGCATCGGCGCATGCTGGGATGACAGTGATGGCCTACAAACCACGGCCTGGAAGTCCTCCTCAGTTTTTTACTGATTACGACATTGCTGTACTGCGGAGAATCTGGGGGCCGGAATAA